Part of the Methanobacteriaceae archaeon genome is shown below.
GGTGGAGTTATTTTAGGTGAATCAGAGATTGATTATGTTTCTATTTTAGATATGGGAACAGAAAAATAAGTATAATAATTAAGAGTGCTGCTTATGGATTTTATTGGTAAAAAAAATCTCATCTTAATCTCTTAAAAATCTAACCAGAATTAATAAAACAAATCTCATCTTAATCTCTTAAAAAGATATTAAAAATATTTTTTATTTATTTTTAAACCATTATTGTCAGTTAAAAAGAATTCATTGGCCTTTTTTTAGATATAGTAAAATATATTATCATTAGATTATATATTAAATTAATAATATGAAAGTTATGTTATGAATGGGCAATACTCGGCATTAGGAATCATTTTATTATTGTTTGCGATGGGGACTCTATCTCTTACCTTTCGCAGCTATCAACGGCCATTTACCCGTTTTAATACTTATTTTATATGTTTAACCTTAAGCGTATTTTTGTGGTACATGGGATCGGGCCTGGCATTATTAAGTTCAGATGCCAGTACCAAGATTATGTGGACCCAGATAACTTATATAGGTGCCACCACGGTCGCTGCTTTCTGGTTTCTTTTAGTCATGAGTTTTACTAAATATGATAAATATTTTAAACCCCTAAGCGTGGGACTTCTATTATTAACTCCCTTAATTATTACTATTATGGCTTTAACCAATGCCTGGCACGGCCTTATATGGCCCAGCATCACCCCGGTGTCTAGTGAACCGGGAGCACTACTCCTATATGAACAGGGCCCCTTATTTTATATTAATATCTTCTACAGTTACAGCCTATTATTAGTGGGAACCATAATTTTAAGCCAGAAAATACGAACCGAAGATAAAAAAAATAAACAAAAATTTTATATATTAATTTTAAGTGGGTTGATACCCTTAATTTTCAGTTTAATATATGCTTCAGGATTATCTCCAATTCCTGGTTTGGACATAACTCCCTTTGGCTTAAGTTTTTCCGTAATATTATTATTTTTAGGGATTTTCCGCTATAATTTACTAGACATTAACCAAATAGCCCATGATTTGCTCCTGCGTAATATTAAAAGTGGAGTAATGATATTTGATAATAATCACAAGTTGTTAGAAGTTAATCCCGCCGCAAGTATGCTTGATATAAATGATGATGATTTGGGTAATGATATTAATGATGTTTTAAAGGATTTAGGTGCCCTTAAGTCTTATTACCATAATCCAAGTGGTGATAATGAAATTTTTTTAAAGGACTATGATTTATGGCTTGAACTAAAACTTACTGAAATCTATGATCACTATGACGTTCAGGTAGGTCGTTTATTCAGATTCTCAGATATTACTCCACGTAAAAAAACTGAAGATGCTTTAAAACTAAGTGAACATAAAAGCAGAGCCATCCTGGAGGCCATACCAGATATTATGTTTATCATCCGAAAGGATGGTACCTTTATAGATTTTAAATCACCCAGCAATGACTACCTGGCACTTTCCCCGGAAAAAATTGTAGGAAGCAATATCTCTGAACTAAAACTGACCCCCCATTATCTGGAATTAGTCAGGAGTAAGATTAAAAATACTATTGATAACTCGGTCAGAGAAAAATTTGAATATGAACTAGAGCTAGAAGGAAATATTAATTATTTTGAGGCTCGTTTAACAAAATTAAATTCTAATGAAGTACTGGCCATTATTCGAAATATCAGTGAAATTAAAGAAATCCAGAAATCGCTCCGGGAATCAGAATCATTATATCGAACCTTATTTGAAAATACAGGAGTTCCCACCGGGATATTTAATAAAAAAGGTTTGTTTACTTTGGTAAATCATAAAATGGAGGAATTTTTAAATAGTTCTAAGAAAGAACTGGAGTTTAAAAAGACCTGGATGGATTTTACCCACCCCGACGATCTGCATCGCATGATTGAATATAATAAAATACGTCAAAAAAATCCGGAAAAAGCCCCTAATACCTATGAAACCAGATTAATTGATAATAATAGAGATGCACATCTCTCCCAAATAATGGTGGACCATATCCCATATCTGGATGAATACGTGGTTTCGGTAGTGGACATCACCCCTTTAAAAGAGGCACAGAAAAAACTGGAAGATAGTGAAAAGAAATACCGGGAAATATTTGAAAATGTACAAGATGTGCTCTACCAGGCCGATAATAAGGGGAAAATAATAGATATCAGCCCATCTATCAACCGTTACTCTGGATTTGATCGGGAAAAAATGATTGGTTCCCCTATTGAATCATGGTACCATCAACCCGAGGACCGCCAAGAATTATTAAATCAGATAAAAGAAAAAGGCGAAGTAGACCATTATGAGGTCCGGCTAAGAAATGATTTAAATGATACGTTTTATGTTTCCATAAACGCCCACCTTCGACATAATAAAAAAGGAGAAATTATAGGTGTGGAAGGGTCTCTGCGTGATATAAGTGAACAGAAAAGAATTGAAAAAGAAATGGAGTATCGTTTAGAACTAGAAAGCCTATTAATGGATATTTCTAAGAATTTCATCAACAAAAAACCAGAAATGGTGGATGATGCCATAAATGAAGCATTGCAAAAAATTGGTGAATTCAAGCAAGTAGATAGAAGCTACTTATTCCAATTAAACCCTGATGGTAATCTTTTAAGTAACACCCATGAGTGGTGTGCACCACATATAGAGCCACAAATTGATAATCTGCAGAATCTGGAAAAACCTTTCTTTAGATGGAGCCTGGGAAAACTTAAAAGTAAGGGGCAAATCCATATTAAATCGGTGAAAAACCTGCCAGATGAAGCTAAATTTGAAAGAAAATTATTATTATCAAAGGATACACAATCTATGACCGCGGTGGCCATGAAGTTTCATGGGAAGGTCCTGGGATATGTGGGTTTTGATATGGTTAAAATGGAGATGGATTGTAATAAAGGAGATATTGACCTTTTAATTTTGATGGGGGAAATATTCACCAACTTACTGGAGAAAAGATATACCGAAGAGAATATGGAAAAATCCATCAAGGAAAAAGAAGTACTACTGCGGGAGATACACCACCGGGTTAAAAATAATATGCAGATAGTATCCTCTCTATTGAATCTCCAGGCCAATTTTGAAGAGGAAGAGAAAGTTCAAAAAGTTTTAAGGGAGTCTCAGAATCGTATAAGATCCATGTCCATAGTCCATGAGAAGCTATACCAGTCCACCAGTTTAAGTGAGATAGAATTTGGAAGTTACCTCCAGCAACTAATAAAAGACATATTTTTAAGCTATACCGTATCCCCCGAAAAAATAAGGCCCATCATTGATGCGGAAGATATCTATATCAACCTGGATACAGCCATACCACTAGGTTTAATTGTCAATGAACTCCTAACCAACTCCATTAAATACGCATTTAAGGGAAGGGATACAGGTACTTTGAAGATTAATTTTAATAAAATTGATGATGAATTTATATTAAAGGTAAGTGATGATGGAGTGGGTTTAGGCCCGGATGTGGATATAGATAGTACTAAGACCTTAGGATTGCAACTGGTTAAAAGTCTATCCACGCAATTAGATGCTGATTTAAAGATTGATGGAACTAAGGGGACTAGTTTTACCTTTAAATTTAAAGAGATAAGTTATAGGAATAGGATTTAACTATAACTGACTTTAAGAATTATTATTTAATGAGGATAAAGTTTATTTTTAAGTTAACACATAAAATGAATTATGGAGCTCCAAGAAGAATACAAAAAAGCGGTTAATGAATTTGTCAAAAGAGCCCTCCAAAAATATGGTGATTCTATTAACAGCATAATACTATTCGGATCCGTAGCCCGGGGCGAAGCTCGAGAAGACTCTGATATCGATATTTTAGTTGTATGGACGGGTGATG
Proteins encoded:
- a CDS encoding histidine kinase N-terminal 7TM domain-containing protein, giving the protein MNGQYSALGIILLLFAMGTLSLTFRSYQRPFTRFNTYFICLTLSVFLWYMGSGLALLSSDASTKIMWTQITYIGATTVAAFWFLLVMSFTKYDKYFKPLSVGLLLLTPLIITIMALTNAWHGLIWPSITPVSSEPGALLLYEQGPLFYINIFYSYSLLLVGTIILSQKIRTEDKKNKQKFYILILSGLIPLIFSLIYASGLSPIPGLDITPFGLSFSVILLFLGIFRYNLLDINQIAHDLLLRNIKSGVMIFDNNHKLLEVNPAASMLDINDDDLGNDINDVLKDLGALKSYYHNPSGDNEIFLKDYDLWLELKLTEIYDHYDVQVGRLFRFSDITPRKKTEDALKLSEHKSRAILEAIPDIMFIIRKDGTFIDFKSPSNDYLALSPEKIVGSNISELKLTPHYLELVRSKIKNTIDNSVREKFEYELELEGNINYFEARLTKLNSNEVLAIIRNISEIKEIQKSLRESESLYRTLFENTGVPTGIFNKKGLFTLVNHKMEEFLNSSKKELEFKKTWMDFTHPDDLHRMIEYNKIRQKNPEKAPNTYETRLIDNNRDAHLSQIMVDHIPYLDEYVVSVVDITPLKEAQKKLEDSEKKYREIFENVQDVLYQADNKGKIIDISPSINRYSGFDREKMIGSPIESWYHQPEDRQELLNQIKEKGEVDHYEVRLRNDLNDTFYVSINAHLRHNKKGEIIGVEGSLRDISEQKRIEKEMEYRLELESLLMDISKNFINKKPEMVDDAINEALQKIGEFKQVDRSYLFQLNPDGNLLSNTHEWCAPHIEPQIDNLQNLEKPFFRWSLGKLKSKGQIHIKSVKNLPDEAKFERKLLLSKDTQSMTAVAMKFHGKVLGYVGFDMVKMEMDCNKGDIDLLILMGEIFTNLLEKRYTEENMEKSIKEKEVLLREIHHRVKNNMQIVSSLLNLQANFEEEEKVQKVLRESQNRIRSMSIVHEKLYQSTSLSEIEFGSYLQQLIKDIFLSYTVSPEKIRPIIDAEDIYINLDTAIPLGLIVNELLTNSIKYAFKGRDTGTLKINFNKIDDEFILKVSDDGVGLGPDVDIDSTKTLGLQLVKSLSTQLDADLKIDGTKGTSFTFKFKEISYRNRI
- a CDS encoding nucleotidyltransferase domain-containing protein translates to MELQEEYKKAVNEFVKRALQKYGDSINSIILFGSVARGEAREDSDIDILVVWTGDEAEGWREMSGLAFDVLLDTEDYISIKVLLPQDLKTKTPFINNVMKEGMKIA